In Mercurialis annua linkage group LG6, ddMerAnnu1.2, whole genome shotgun sequence, the following are encoded in one genomic region:
- the LOC126687735 gene encoding uncharacterized protein LOC126687735 translates to MNQDRSWMYIRHSNGLLAEGFFDKVEEFVERKCRNTNYRDPEDVKLHVLQSGFVEDYQVWVHHGEGTVLNPPPWALPSGNYDQFDYGNDEDGFDAVQRMVIDVAGPEMFTDEEPPNQEAQRFYDMMRSAEEEIWPGNNRHSPLSAATNILDIKCRHQGLLALIDDICSLMQELLPEENKMPVNFAKIKKLVKGLGLPVEVIECCFYNCMLFWGEDEALTCCKVCGHERWKPVTKSNSSRKRKANVPYKKMFYFPITPRLQRLYASKATTGHMTWHAEHEMEDGKMCHPSDSPAWKRFSELHTDFADEPRNVRLGLCTDGFQPFGSFGSPYSSWPVIVTPYNLPPGMCMKDEFMFLTILVPGPRNPKNTMDIFLQPLIAELNQLWESGIRTFDIHKRQNFQMKAALMWTINNFPAYSMLSGWSTSGRLACPYCMEDTNAFTLTKSGKQCIHDTKIRMHSRLSVGKTSDLRRYLVFEEDKTSTSCSRSLFWHVAFYDVYFIVLAAHVFDFMVGYHVVSLV, encoded by the exons ATGAATCAggaccgcagttggatgtataTTAGACATAGTAATGGATTGCTAGCGGAAGGATTTTTTGATAAGGTTGAGGAGTTTGTCGA GAGAAAATGCAGAAACACAAATTACCGAGATCCAGAAGATGTCAAGTTACATGTGTTGCAGTCTGGGTTTGTTGAAGATTACCAAGTGTGGGTTCATCACGGTGAGGGCACTGTCTTGAATCCTCCTCCTTGGGCACTGCCATCGGGTAATTACGATCAGTTTGACTACGGAAATGACGAGGATGGTTTTGATGCAGTTCAGAGAATGGTGATCGATGTAGCTGGTCCTGAAATGTTTACTGATGAAGAGCCTCCTAATCAGGAAGCCCAGagattttatgatatgatgcgttcggcggaagaagaaatatggcccgGGAATAACAGACATTCCCCTTTGTCCGCAGCAACTAACATATTGGACATTAAATGTCGCCATCAGGGTTTACTTGCTTTAATTGACGACATTTGTAGTTTAATGCAAGAATTGCTGCCAGAGGAGAACAAGATGCCAgtaaattttgctaaaattaaaaagctgGTGAAAGGTTTGGGGTTGCCGGTGGAGGTTATTGAATGCTGTTTTTACAACTGCATGCTTTTCTGGGGGGAAGATGAGGCTTTAACGTGCTGTAAAGTGTGTGGCCACGAACGGTGGAAACCAGTTACCAAAAGCAATTCTTCCAGAAAACGAAAGGCCAACGTGCCATATAAGAAGATGTTTTATTTTCCAATTACTCCGAGGCTGCAGAGGTTGTATGCTTCGAAAGCCACAACTGGgcatatgacatggcacgccgaacatgaaatggaagacgGGAAAATGTGTCATCCGTCTGATTCTCCAGCCTGGAAACGGTTTAGTGAGTTGCATACGGATTTTGCTGACGAACCTCGAAATGTTAGACTTGGCTTATGCACTGATGGGTTTCAACCGTTTGGCAGTTTCGGGTCACCTTATTCTTCATGGCCGGTAATTGTGACGCCTTATAATCTGCCTccaggcatgtgcatgaaggatgagttcatgtttttaacgaTACTTGTCCCGGGTCCGCGTAATCCGAAAAACACTATGGACATTTTCCTCCAGCCGTTGATAGCAGAGTTAAACCAATTGTGGGAATCTGGGATCCGAACCTTTGATATTCACAAGCGTCAGAACTTTCAAATGAAAGCGGCccttatgtggacaattaataATTTCCCGGCCTATTCAATGCTATCTGGTTGGAGCACATCAGGTAGATTGGCATGTCCATATTGCATGGAAGATACGAATGCATTCACGCTTACTAAGAGTGGTAAACAATGCATTCATGATACGAAGATACGAATGCATTCACGCTTATCGGTCGGTAAAACGTCGGATCTTCGTCG